The following coding sequences lie in one Photobacterium sp. CCB-ST2H9 genomic window:
- a CDS encoding cupin domain-containing protein: MALTVCQDGVVNVQDLLADIPENLPEELFQNLLVSSHLRVERIVSRGHQTPAGDWYDQDENEWVLLIQGEAELVFDDSRPPVHLKAGQSVFLPAHCRHRVNWTAEGEHTIWLAIFFPAENEI, from the coding sequence ATGGCTTTAACGGTGTGTCAGGATGGCGTGGTGAATGTGCAGGATCTGCTGGCAGATATTCCTGAAAACTTGCCTGAAGAACTGTTTCAGAACTTATTGGTCTCATCACATTTGCGAGTTGAGCGGATTGTCTCGCGGGGTCACCAGACTCCGGCTGGTGATTGGTACGATCAGGATGAAAACGAGTGGGTTCTGCTCATACAAGGCGAAGCCGAGCTGGTTTTTGATGACTCCAGGCCTCCGGTCCACTTAAAAGCCGGTCAAAGTGTTTTTTTGCCGGCTCATTGCCGCCACAGGGTGAACTGGACAGCGGAAGGCGAACACACAATTTGGCTTGCCATCTTTTTCCCGGCTGAAAATGAAATCTGA
- a CDS encoding chromosome segregation ATPase translates to MELMSNWKVTLVAGFIAGAALASAIGHFQQQPQAVELKSLREKNAGQIEQIQSLSGRLDTLETLETEKAIAFKKLQETLAEKEQALETLQKDYEKQLASLKQQKKQLSVSKEKLDTKVETLTEATKKQQTVLSNSKALYQQQLELQKQLSQADAELKQARRVADEFKKPCEEFKTGQSWNWVSQADCDRYEEKLAKVTEAEVEKTALQNELDVLNAKIDVALPKEN, encoded by the coding sequence ATGGAGTTGATGTCAAACTGGAAAGTGACTCTGGTCGCTGGTTTTATTGCCGGCGCTGCACTGGCATCGGCAATTGGGCATTTTCAGCAACAACCCCAGGCTGTTGAACTGAAATCACTGCGTGAAAAAAACGCTGGGCAAATTGAGCAAATTCAAAGCCTGAGCGGGCGGTTAGATACGCTTGAGACCCTCGAAACAGAAAAAGCCATTGCATTTAAAAAACTGCAAGAGACGCTGGCCGAAAAAGAGCAGGCACTGGAAACGCTTCAGAAAGATTACGAAAAACAACTTGCCTCACTGAAGCAGCAAAAAAAACAGTTGTCTGTCAGCAAAGAAAAGCTGGATACCAAAGTTGAAACGCTGACTGAAGCCACCAAAAAACAGCAGACCGTTTTGTCGAACTCAAAGGCGTTGTATCAGCAGCAGCTTGAGCTGCAGAAACAGCTCAGTCAGGCCGATGCAGAGCTGAAGCAGGCACGACGTGTGGCAGATGAATTCAAAAAGCCTTGTGAAGAATTCAAAACAGGTCAAAGCTGGAATTGGGTGTCTCAGGCGGACTGCGATCGGTATGAAGAGAAACTTGCCAAAGTGACTGAAGCAGAAGTGGAAAAAACTGCGCTTCAAAATGAGTTGGATGTACTGAACGCAAAAATTGATGTCGCACTGCCAAAAGAAAATTAA
- a CDS encoding DNA ligase, producing the protein MMKYSALAIMIMLALSPQTLAKETVTTMRAHSIDWQDDTVVLPAGSVITDYWVSEKLDGVRAFWTGSQLQTRSGHQIHAPDWFTKDFPKEALEGELWAGRNQFHLTMQTVLDSVPNETLWRKIQFMVFDAPDQPGIFDERLAHVTPLIDSLHLQQIKAVHQRKLDSIQTLEHWLNEVECHGGEGLMLHRGKQRYIAGKADGLLKLKRFEDAEAIVVGYEPGKGKYQGLTGAIWVKMDNHPLFKIGSGFSDAERASPPEIGSIVTFRYNGFTQNRIPRFARFLRSRPAETL; encoded by the coding sequence ATGATGAAGTATTCTGCACTTGCCATTATGATCATGCTTGCGCTCAGCCCGCAGACCCTCGCCAAGGAAACTGTGACAACCATGCGGGCACATTCCATTGACTGGCAGGATGATACTGTCGTGCTCCCGGCAGGAAGCGTCATCACCGACTATTGGGTCAGTGAAAAACTGGATGGCGTACGTGCCTTCTGGACTGGCAGCCAGCTGCAGACACGATCGGGTCATCAGATTCATGCGCCTGACTGGTTTACGAAAGACTTTCCCAAAGAAGCGTTAGAAGGTGAATTATGGGCAGGCAGGAACCAGTTTCATCTGACCATGCAAACCGTTCTGGATAGCGTCCCCAACGAAACCCTGTGGCGGAAGATTCAGTTCATGGTATTTGATGCCCCGGACCAGCCAGGCATATTCGATGAACGGTTGGCACATGTCACGCCCCTGATTGATTCATTACACCTGCAACAGATCAAAGCGGTTCATCAGCGAAAGCTGGATTCAATACAGACTCTGGAGCACTGGCTGAATGAAGTCGAATGCCATGGAGGCGAAGGTCTGATGCTGCATCGGGGCAAACAACGTTATATCGCGGGCAAAGCAGATGGTTTGCTGAAACTGAAGCGATTCGAAGATGCAGAAGCGATCGTCGTTGGTTACGAACCGGGAAAAGGAAAATATCAGGGACTGACCGGAGCAATCTGGGTGAAGATGGACAATCACCCGCTCTTTAAAATTGGCTCAGGCTTCAGCGATGCAGAGCGCGCTTCCCCGCCCGAAATCGGCAGTATTGTGACCTTCAGGTATAACGGATTCACCCAAAATCGTATCCCGAGGTTTGCACGCTTTCTGAGATCGCGTCCGGCTGAAACGCTCTGA
- a CDS encoding M48 family metallopeptidase — protein sequence MRLFHSLRLTSMLASALFISACSNSPTGRQQVLLFSEQDMSQLGVQSFEQMKEKEKISTDPKINSYVQCVTRALTAQLGSQPNRPGWEVVVFDSDQINAFALPGGKIGVYTGLLGVATNQDQLAAVIGHEIGHVLAKHSNERLSRTQLANLGLQLSSVALGGTEYQEMAMAGLGLGVQYGILMPYGRAQESESDIIGLRMMSQAGFDPNQSIALWQNMNKASGGSQPPEILSTHPSHATRIDDLKAEIKRLPPSVAKRPQCTTP from the coding sequence ATGAGATTGTTCCATTCACTTCGCCTGACGAGCATGCTGGCAAGTGCACTTTTTATCTCCGCCTGCAGTAACTCACCAACTGGCAGGCAACAGGTATTGCTGTTTTCTGAACAGGATATGTCCCAGCTCGGTGTCCAATCCTTCGAGCAAATGAAAGAGAAGGAAAAAATTAGCACAGATCCTAAAATCAACAGTTACGTCCAGTGCGTGACCCGGGCACTCACCGCGCAGTTAGGCAGCCAACCCAATCGTCCGGGCTGGGAAGTCGTGGTTTTTGACAGCGATCAGATCAATGCCTTTGCCCTTCCCGGAGGTAAAATCGGGGTTTATACAGGACTGCTCGGTGTAGCGACCAATCAGGATCAGCTGGCTGCAGTCATTGGACATGAAATTGGGCATGTTCTGGCAAAACACAGTAACGAGCGGCTGTCACGCACCCAACTCGCCAACCTTGGCTTACAACTCTCCAGCGTCGCGTTAGGTGGAACCGAATATCAGGAAATGGCCATGGCCGGTTTGGGACTGGGGGTTCAGTACGGTATCCTGATGCCGTATGGCCGGGCTCAGGAATCAGAATCAGATATTATCGGGCTTCGGATGATGTCACAGGCCGGTTTCGACCCGAACCAGAGTATCGCGCTCTGGCAAAATATGAATAAAGCAAGCGGCGGTTCACAGCCACCGGAGATTTTATCAACCCACCCTTCACACGCCACCCGAATTGATGACCTGAAGGCAGAAATCAAACGCTTACCGCCTTCGGTTGCAAAACGCCCTCAGTGCACCACCCCGTAG
- a CDS encoding phosphotransferase: MQEHHLNRIAIKAFRTLFAGPPDFCNLQTTFYGWVAFLSSGKQRAVIKFCRQVGRLSKEIHALKRLDTYIDCKVPEVLFFGYEEGCEYIVMEWVEGIPAHELPKEQNAIHVFSEHFTDLLIQMHEQPQHNGFEIIENKYTSHLIPAFDEWMTPVLRYLTSSASPFSTELKKNYERMWEERHELLAPINTEPSFVHDDCHLGNVLFDPDTYKVVAVLDPADAGVKHREFDLFHLNDIRPELDLITRYAEKSPLAEGYEVRRWYLSLWDDAKHASNIGWYDEQHLLHKMRQYQRVSARRSRS, encoded by the coding sequence ATGCAAGAGCATCATCTGAACCGAATTGCCATCAAGGCATTTCGAACCCTGTTTGCAGGGCCTCCCGATTTTTGCAACTTACAGACAACATTTTATGGTTGGGTTGCGTTCTTATCTTCTGGTAAGCAGCGTGCAGTCATCAAGTTTTGTCGTCAGGTTGGCAGATTAAGTAAGGAAATTCATGCATTAAAGCGGCTGGACACATATATAGACTGTAAAGTGCCGGAAGTCTTATTTTTTGGCTATGAAGAGGGGTGCGAATATATTGTCATGGAATGGGTTGAGGGTATACCGGCACATGAGTTACCCAAAGAACAGAATGCAATCCATGTGTTTTCAGAACACTTCACTGATTTATTGATTCAAATGCATGAGCAGCCGCAGCACAATGGATTTGAAATCATAGAAAATAAATATACCTCTCACTTAATTCCTGCGTTTGATGAATGGATGACACCGGTTCTGAGATATTTAACAAGCAGTGCTTCCCCGTTTTCGACCGAATTAAAGAAAAACTATGAACGAATGTGGGAGGAGCGGCATGAACTGCTGGCGCCGATCAATACTGAACCTTCTTTTGTGCATGATGACTGCCATTTAGGGAATGTTCTGTTCGACCCGGACACATACAAAGTGGTGGCTGTATTGGATCCCGCGGATGCGGGTGTTAAACACCGGGAATTTGATTTATTCCACTTAAATGACATCCGGCCAGAGTTGGATCTGATTACACGTTATGCTGAAAAGTCTCCGCTGGCTGAAGGATACGAAGTCCGTCGCTGGTATCTGAGTTTGTGGGATGATGCAAAGCACGCTTCTAATATCGGGTGGTATGATGAACAGCATTTGCTTCATAAAATGCGTCAGTATCAGCGTGTCTCAGCGCGCCGGTCGCGTTCCTGA
- a CDS encoding hotdog fold thioesterase has product MSIWQKKFDLNDLNQTSKNTLVEHIGIEYCAFDDNSLTAIMPVDARTHQPFGMLHGGASVVLAETLGSIAANMCVSEDKYCVGLDINANHIRVVRTGFVTGKAEPIHLGATTQVWQITITDERGNLVCTSRLTMAVLRDKKTERS; this is encoded by the coding sequence ATGTCGATTTGGCAAAAGAAATTTGACCTGAATGATTTAAATCAAACGTCTAAAAACACCCTGGTTGAGCATATCGGCATTGAGTATTGTGCCTTTGATGACAATAGCTTAACGGCTATCATGCCAGTAGATGCAAGAACTCACCAGCCTTTTGGAATGTTGCACGGTGGTGCTTCAGTTGTCCTGGCCGAAACCCTTGGATCTATTGCGGCCAATATGTGTGTCAGTGAGGATAAATATTGTGTTGGTCTGGATATCAACGCCAATCATATCCGGGTTGTTCGCACTGGTTTCGTGACAGGTAAAGCGGAGCCGATTCACCTGGGGGCAACGACTCAGGTCTGGCAAATCACGATTACAGATGAACGGGGCAATTTGGTCTGTACCAGTCGTCTGACGATGGCTGTTCTTCGCGACAAGAAAACGGAGCGCTCATGA
- a CDS encoding OmpA family protein: MMKMIKFVPLAIFLSGSVYAATDNPWYFGARVGGTHFDSFDGALDGQKDNFGQDDWGGGVFLGYQFSPVVGFEGGYTYLGEADYDLGSGGFEAYGLDLVAKLSWPVTDVIDIYAKAGGFYFNADNSVNDKDDDGLSATGGLGAEFYINPSMSTRLEYQYYNQVGRNDPGKADIHFYGVSLVYHWGGAAPVQAETMAPAPEPAALPPSMIQPLRVALPFDFDSSKLTQADFDRLKPIADRLVEYPDSKLQVIGHTDASGTPAYNQKLSEERAAAVAGYLAGYFSIGMDRIEIKGFGERDAIAPNNTEEGRAKNRRVEAYMPGMTMENGQ, translated from the coding sequence ATGATGAAAATGATTAAATTCGTTCCGTTGGCAATATTTCTATCCGGCTCAGTTTATGCGGCTACAGATAATCCGTGGTATTTCGGAGCTCGGGTTGGTGGCACACACTTCGATAGTTTTGATGGTGCTCTTGACGGCCAGAAAGATAATTTTGGACAAGATGACTGGGGGGGCGGTGTTTTCCTTGGTTACCAGTTTTCGCCCGTGGTCGGTTTTGAAGGTGGATACACCTATTTAGGCGAAGCGGATTACGATCTGGGCAGTGGCGGATTTGAAGCCTATGGTTTAGATCTGGTTGCAAAACTGTCCTGGCCCGTCACTGACGTGATTGATATTTACGCCAAAGCCGGTGGTTTTTACTTCAACGCTGATAATAGTGTCAATGATAAAGATGACGATGGATTATCGGCAACCGGGGGCCTGGGGGCTGAGTTTTATATTAACCCGAGCATGTCAACCCGGCTTGAATACCAGTATTACAATCAGGTTGGCCGAAATGACCCGGGTAAGGCAGATATCCACTTTTATGGTGTCAGCCTTGTATACCACTGGGGCGGGGCAGCTCCGGTACAGGCAGAGACCATGGCACCCGCCCCAGAGCCTGCGGCTTTACCACCATCAATGATACAGCCTCTGCGTGTTGCTTTGCCCTTTGACTTTGACAGCAGCAAGCTGACGCAGGCTGACTTTGACCGCTTAAAACCCATCGCAGATCGCTTGGTGGAATATCCGGACAGTAAATTGCAGGTCATTGGCCATACTGACGCATCCGGTACGCCTGCGTATAACCAGAAATTGTCTGAGGAAAGGGCAGCCGCGGTTGCGGGCTATCTGGCAGGCTACTTCAGCATCGGTATGGACCGGATCGAAATTAAAGGTTTTGGTGAGCGGGATGCGATCGCTCCGAATAATACCGAAGAAGGACGTGCGAAGAACCGTCGTGTTGAGGCCTACATGCCGGGTATGACGATGGAAAATGGTCAGTAA
- a CDS encoding DUF2797 domain-containing protein, which produces MQGTLSKMRSSLGDVVNYQLLVGDETLDLNPLIGKPLRLTFTGNIYCDACGKKTKKSYSQGHCFPCMKKLARCDMCVMKPETCHYAQGTCREPEWGDTHCMVPHYVYLSNTSGLKVGITRHTQIPTRWIDQGATQALPILRVKNRHLSGLVEVALAEFIADKTNWRAMLKGDSDALDLKAEAHHLLPAIESRLQDLLLQFGVDAIERLDEEIVQIAYPVSQYPTKITSHNFDKEAVVEGVLLGIKGQYLIFDTGVINIRKFTSYEVTVQTP; this is translated from the coding sequence ATGCAAGGTACACTGAGCAAAATGCGTTCATCGCTTGGCGATGTTGTGAACTACCAACTTCTGGTCGGCGATGAAACCCTCGATCTGAATCCCCTGATCGGCAAGCCGCTCCGGCTGACTTTTACCGGCAATATTTACTGCGATGCCTGCGGTAAGAAAACGAAAAAAAGCTACTCACAAGGACACTGTTTTCCCTGTATGAAAAAACTGGCTCGTTGCGATATGTGCGTGATGAAGCCTGAAACCTGCCATTATGCGCAGGGCACCTGCCGGGAGCCTGAGTGGGGCGATACACATTGTATGGTGCCGCACTATGTCTACCTGTCGAACACATCTGGGCTGAAAGTCGGAATTACCCGGCACACTCAAATCCCGACCCGCTGGATTGATCAGGGGGCAACACAGGCTTTACCGATACTGAGAGTTAAAAATCGCCACCTTTCCGGCTTAGTCGAAGTGGCTCTGGCAGAATTTATTGCGGACAAAACCAACTGGCGTGCAATGCTAAAAGGTGATTCAGACGCTCTCGATTTAAAAGCCGAAGCCCACCATCTGCTTCCGGCAATCGAATCCAGACTTCAGGATCTGCTTTTACAGTTTGGCGTCGATGCCATTGAACGACTGGATGAAGAAATCGTACAGATTGCCTACCCGGTCAGTCAGTATCCAACCAAAATCACTTCACACAATTTTGATAAGGAAGCCGTCGTTGAAGGGGTTCTTCTGGGTATCAAAGGGCAATATCTGATTTTCGATACTGGTGTGATAAACATTCGAAAATTCACCAGCTACGAAGTAACGGTACAAACACCTTAA
- a CDS encoding trypsin-like serine protease, producing the protein MNKGVFIWAAIAALLFSVTGYADETENRILQFNVDPRIVGGTDAVTEDWQFFTQLTARHGNCPYCGASYLGNGYVLTAAHCVDSHRASDLSVKIGAHQFDGTDGIRANVSQIYIHPQYVRQTLSFDMALLKLDRVVIAPVVEIAAGNLNQYAALGDKLRVAGVGRLTENGTSPSILQEVTVPLVSDAICRQGGPSYQSVGIDNFCAGYPQGQKDSCQGDSGGPIIVKRQGQITQLGIVSWGIGCARPGMYGVYTDIAELRPWVDDVISGTGQAVSLTYRKQTVLPDFSVGELRHHEFVFTNTGETQITIGDVWAKATGTADVAVIAADTCSVSVLNQHQDCGVRVEFGGTAPGQAGVKLSLEVDQIQGKVEASVSATVLDNSSGDQYEYVYPAGLGQYRPGTVVLATDGKRYQCRPFPNSQWCNFGGAYAPGTGWAASDAWLTQ; encoded by the coding sequence ATGAACAAAGGAGTCTTCATTTGGGCTGCAATTGCGGCTCTGCTATTTTCTGTGACTGGATATGCTGATGAAACTGAAAACCGGATTTTACAATTTAATGTTGATCCGCGAATTGTTGGCGGTACTGATGCGGTGACCGAAGACTGGCAGTTCTTTACCCAACTGACGGCACGACATGGAAACTGTCCCTATTGTGGCGCAAGTTATCTGGGAAATGGTTATGTTCTGACCGCTGCCCATTGTGTCGACAGTCATCGGGCATCTGATTTGTCAGTCAAAATCGGCGCACATCAGTTTGATGGCACTGACGGTATCCGAGCGAACGTAAGTCAGATTTACATCCATCCACAGTATGTCAGACAAACGCTTAGTTTTGATATGGCCTTACTGAAGCTGGACAGAGTTGTGATTGCTCCTGTGGTTGAAATTGCGGCGGGCAATCTGAATCAATACGCCGCTTTGGGAGATAAATTGCGCGTTGCTGGCGTTGGCCGCTTGACCGAAAATGGGACAAGCCCGTCGATCTTGCAGGAAGTGACGGTTCCTCTGGTAAGTGATGCCATTTGCCGGCAGGGTGGTCCGAGTTATCAAAGTGTCGGGATTGATAATTTCTGCGCCGGTTACCCGCAGGGTCAGAAAGATTCCTGTCAGGGAGACAGCGGCGGGCCAATTATTGTGAAACGTCAGGGACAAATCACACAGCTAGGCATCGTAAGCTGGGGGATTGGTTGCGCCCGTCCCGGCATGTATGGCGTGTACACAGATATTGCAGAACTCCGTCCCTGGGTTGATGACGTGATTTCGGGGACAGGACAGGCGGTATCTCTGACTTACCGGAAACAGACTGTTTTACCCGACTTTTCTGTCGGGGAGTTACGTCATCACGAATTTGTCTTCACCAATACTGGTGAAACGCAAATTACGATTGGTGACGTCTGGGCAAAAGCAACCGGCACCGCTGATGTGGCAGTCATTGCAGCGGATACCTGTTCGGTCAGTGTTTTGAATCAGCATCAGGACTGTGGAGTCCGGGTTGAATTTGGCGGAACTGCGCCAGGCCAGGCAGGAGTGAAATTGTCACTGGAGGTGGATCAGATTCAGGGCAAGGTTGAAGCAAGTGTTTCAGCGACGGTTCTGGATAACAGCAGCGGGGATCAGTATGAGTATGTCTACCCGGCCGGACTGGGGCAGTACCGGCCCGGAACTGTAGTCCTTGCAACGGATGGGAAACGCTATCAGTGCAGGCCATTTCCGAACAGTCAGTGGTGTAATTTCGGTGGTGCTTATGCTCCGGGAACGGGTTGGGCTGCTTCAGATGCCTGGCTGACACAGTAA
- a CDS encoding VC0807 family protein: MTEKKSNPLTDLIFNVIVPSVILMKLSGQEQLGPVNALLLALAFPVILGSYELLKHKKFNFISLLGFISVLLTGGIGLLELDTQWLAIKEALIPGLIGVVVFGSTFTKYPIVTKMIFNDAVLNLELIKEKLNQSGKQSEFNKCLTQSNYLFASTFAFSAVMNYVLATSIVTSPAGSEAFNEELGEMTLLSYPMIAIPSMLMMFGIFYYVWRSIRRMTNLEANQIFKVQ; the protein is encoded by the coding sequence ATGACTGAAAAAAAATCGAACCCACTTACCGACCTCATCTTTAACGTCATTGTGCCATCTGTCATTCTGATGAAACTCAGTGGTCAGGAGCAACTTGGTCCGGTCAATGCGTTGCTGCTTGCACTGGCATTTCCTGTGATTCTGGGCAGCTATGAATTGCTCAAGCATAAGAAATTTAACTTTATCTCTCTGTTGGGTTTTATCAGCGTACTTCTGACCGGCGGTATCGGTCTGCTGGAACTGGATACGCAGTGGCTTGCAATCAAAGAAGCGCTGATACCCGGCTTGATTGGTGTGGTGGTATTTGGTTCAACATTTACCAAGTATCCCATTGTGACCAAAATGATTTTCAATGACGCCGTCCTGAACCTTGAGCTGATTAAGGAGAAACTCAATCAGTCCGGGAAGCAGTCTGAATTCAATAAGTGTCTGACTCAGTCGAACTACTTGTTTGCCAGTACTTTTGCTTTCTCTGCGGTGATGAATTACGTGCTGGCGACAAGCATTGTGACCAGTCCGGCAGGTTCTGAAGCTTTCAATGAAGAGCTGGGCGAAATGACGTTGTTGAGCTATCCCATGATTGCGATCCCGTCGATGCTGATGATGTTTGGTATCTTCTATTATGTCTGGCGCTCAATTCGTCGTATGACAAATCTGGAAGCAAACCAAATCTTTAAGGTTCAGTAA
- a CDS encoding RimK/LysX family protein, translated as MKKLFPLLFVSLFSGCMSTEMARTTTSEVSKSPEPVRVGQASLQSETLPAAQRATQSVKTSAVQAGKSAKATLVQPEPAKHATKTKDGKLILGHQEWVWFNPAKQFVRAHVVQTQSVSTLGVNAIVPFERDGRPWVKFKVLGKALEMPVDRWQESDEQELAVVQVRTVLGELNEMTDFVLVEGQDVRLGADFIRDVAVVDTSRKYVQPKTKMN; from the coding sequence ATGAAGAAGTTGTTTCCATTGCTTTTTGTCAGTCTCTTTTCCGGCTGTATGTCGACAGAAATGGCCCGGACAACGACGTCGGAAGTGTCCAAGTCGCCTGAACCGGTTCGGGTCGGGCAGGCAAGTCTCCAGTCAGAAACTTTGCCTGCGGCTCAGAGGGCCACTCAGTCCGTGAAAACATCGGCAGTGCAGGCGGGAAAGTCAGCGAAAGCCACTTTGGTGCAGCCTGAGCCAGCAAAACACGCGACAAAAACCAAAGACGGTAAATTGATCCTGGGGCATCAGGAGTGGGTGTGGTTTAACCCGGCGAAGCAATTTGTACGTGCTCATGTTGTTCAGACACAATCGGTCTCGACTTTAGGTGTCAATGCCATAGTGCCTTTCGAACGTGACGGACGCCCGTGGGTTAAGTTTAAAGTTTTGGGGAAGGCACTGGAAATGCCGGTTGATCGCTGGCAGGAAAGTGATGAACAGGAGCTTGCTGTCGTCCAGGTGAGGACTGTCCTGGGGGAACTGAATGAGATGACTGACTTTGTGCTTGTGGAGGGTCAGGATGTCCGGTTGGGTGCAGATTTTATCCGGGACGTTGCTGTTGTTGATACGTCCAGAAAGTACGTTCAGCCAAAGACGAAAATGAACTGA
- a CDS encoding FAD-dependent oxidoreductase: protein MAGSTIALQLAEQGFRVTLFEEGRSLVNGPPICHLHAGGNLYREISDHQCLQLLEQSIDTLRVYQHSANIRPTVVAVPKQDPGHPEQLLPRLTQLQNHYRALVQQDATNAVLGHPDNYFRLYYRDDMEHLAKQDLPANASCADDWMIPVAKHLNLDEFKFPFVLVQEYGVSVFRLAATVSLGLEALPNSRILTQASVTDIQQDTESLQWKITYQTMDPDCDDCVSQTTTVDYLINACGYRTGILDDMARHKRQRLVEFKAAYVTHWADNTADWPEVIFHGQRGTPDGMAQLTPYPDGYFQLHGMTQDITLFKDGLVSSTDQSAQPVLDTRFKNMLRNGWQPQDIEQRTQRAIAHVAKFIPAYLDAQVGGPPLFGAQQIPGQDPSLRAADVSFAGQRYARTEIVKASSALTAAERILQQLVNENLITEQQSGLHHDWEGRFPVTMQLKASDIVAKAEALAKERQFPVALARPVGTVLG from the coding sequence ATGGCTGGCTCTACCATTGCGCTCCAGCTTGCCGAACAAGGATTCAGGGTAACCCTTTTTGAAGAAGGCCGAAGTTTAGTAAATGGCCCGCCAATCTGCCATCTTCATGCAGGTGGTAACCTGTATCGTGAAATTTCCGATCATCAGTGTCTTCAACTGCTTGAGCAGTCGATTGATACCCTGCGTGTGTATCAGCACAGTGCCAATATCCGTCCAACTGTCGTCGCAGTTCCGAAACAGGACCCAGGCCACCCTGAGCAATTGCTGCCAAGACTGACACAGCTGCAAAACCATTACCGTGCACTGGTTCAGCAAGATGCAACCAATGCCGTTCTTGGCCATCCGGATAATTATTTCCGTCTTTACTATCGTGACGACATGGAACACCTGGCCAAACAGGATTTACCCGCCAATGCGTCCTGCGCTGATGACTGGATGATTCCTGTCGCCAAACACCTGAATCTGGATGAGTTCAAGTTCCCGTTTGTTCTGGTTCAGGAATACGGCGTCAGTGTATTCCGTCTGGCTGCAACTGTCTCACTCGGGCTGGAAGCACTCCCAAACAGCCGAATTCTCACACAAGCCAGTGTGACTGATATTCAGCAGGATACGGAATCGCTTCAATGGAAAATCACCTATCAGACAATGGATCCGGATTGCGATGATTGTGTCAGCCAGACAACAACGGTCGATTATCTGATCAATGCCTGCGGTTATCGTACCGGCATCCTTGATGATATGGCCCGGCACAAACGACAGCGACTGGTCGAATTTAAAGCAGCCTACGTCACCCACTGGGCGGACAATACAGCCGACTGGCCGGAGGTTATTTTCCACGGTCAGCGAGGGACACCTGATGGCATGGCGCAACTGACTCCTTACCCGGATGGATATTTTCAGCTTCATGGTATGACGCAGGATATTACCCTGTTCAAGGACGGACTCGTCAGCAGCACGGATCAGAGTGCTCAGCCTGTCCTCGACACACGGTTTAAAAACATGCTGAGAAACGGCTGGCAGCCGCAAGATATTGAACAGCGTACCCAACGGGCCATTGCGCATGTCGCAAAATTTATTCCAGCCTATCTTGATGCTCAGGTCGGTGGTCCGCCTTTGTTTGGTGCGCAGCAAATTCCGGGACAAGACCCGTCGCTGCGAGCAGCTGACGTGTCATTTGCCGGGCAACGGTATGCCCGTACAGAGATCGTCAAAGCATCTTCTGCACTCACTGCCGCCGAACGAATTTTGCAACAACTGGTGAATGAAAACCTGATCACCGAGCAGCAAAGTGGCCTGCATCATGACTGGGAAGGCCGCTTTCCTGTCACAATGCAATTGAAAGCCTCAGATATTGTTGCGAAAGCAGAAGCTCTGGCAAAAGAACGCCAGTTTCCGGTTGCTCTTGCCCGGCCAGTCGGAACGGTTCTGGGCTGA
- a CDS encoding DUF3389 domain-containing protein, with amino-acid sequence MNLTFSQGRIIANHHELVIRLDGSARVTLQASAEDVRLIQQPQLIIATGSGVQWSIHLDNSEQLKELSECLGIAIDKM; translated from the coding sequence ATGAATCTGACTTTCAGCCAGGGAAGAATCATCGCGAATCATCACGAACTGGTCATTCGGCTTGACGGAAGCGCCCGGGTTACCCTGCAGGCCAGTGCAGAAGATGTCCGGTTAATTCAGCAGCCGCAGTTAATCATCGCGACCGGAAGTGGCGTTCAGTGGTCTATTCATTTAGATAACAGCGAACAGCTCAAAGAATTATCCGAATGTCTGGGAATTGCTATCGATAAAATGTAA